A window from Alistipes sp. ZOR0009 encodes these proteins:
- a CDS encoding alpha/beta hydrolase family protein, producing the protein MLINTKQKWANGIALSIFLLVGAGVAVVAQPKPVEKLFLAGPYTVNMPAFANVANVKGDVFDVGKVLDAGLGKDTYALVDGKVFAFNGKAASQWNAADVKDGKIELSSKPEQPQLGYALFFLDATSFVKGSVKVTSPLRLEVYVDGVKQATKSTQEGKAAEAKSATAQLKLTRMQHQVLVKYLIPKGGLDSAYVAVTLDAPKTGVELAGGKRILTINDVLEGTKVAGTSISPSGKFVKITYSKVDPSTGRAAYSSKMYEVATGREVTVPSDAAKGSWMPNGSRLFWVDTANDNSLLVLDLESGVQKVLCSNSPAKSGIEWAPNESYFVYSVEDDEKVEEKGPMVQIVSPEDRQPGWRSRSFLYKYDISTGVNSRITYGNKSTYLNGISNDSKSIFVGVQTEIYTERPFSTSSFYRIDADTYKVDTIWKNQKFVGAVSLSPDGKTILALGGPEAFSKVGLNLKKSPIANSYDNQAFLYNVASGAVEPISKDFNPSIDNAVWSGDGQTIVMMVSEGDRNLLYAYSVKGKKYTLIPTSCDVVTSFDLPKVGSSLVYFGQKSNAPASAYAYDFAANKTLLLANPSESKMAQISLGEMKDWNFKAKDGSVIEGRFYLPPNFDPSKKYPLIVNYYGGTTPVERTFESRYPLHLYAAMGYVVYVLQPSGAIGYGQEFSARHVNAWGKKTADEIIEGTQKFIKEHSFVDAAKVGCIGASYGGFMTMYLQTRTDIFAAAISHAGISDVTSYWGEGYWGYTYSAGASANSYPWNNPEMYIKQSPLFSADKIKTPILFLHGQVDTNVPIGESIQMFTAMKILGKTAEFVTVEGENHTIAGYKARIAWNNTIFAWFDKYLKGEDGWWLDLYPKKNL; encoded by the coding sequence ATGTTAATAAACACAAAACAAAAATGGGCAAATGGGATTGCATTGTCGATCTTTTTGCTTGTTGGTGCAGGTGTTGCTGTTGTTGCTCAGCCAAAACCTGTGGAAAAGCTGTTTTTAGCCGGTCCATATACGGTAAACATGCCTGCGTTTGCAAACGTTGCTAATGTAAAGGGCGATGTATTTGATGTTGGCAAAGTGCTTGATGCAGGGTTAGGTAAGGATACTTACGCTCTTGTAGATGGAAAGGTATTTGCCTTTAATGGTAAGGCCGCTTCTCAGTGGAATGCTGCCGATGTTAAGGATGGGAAAATAGAACTTTCCTCAAAGCCAGAACAACCTCAGCTGGGCTATGCTCTTTTCTTTTTAGATGCAACCTCTTTTGTTAAAGGTTCAGTTAAGGTAACTTCTCCTTTAAGGCTTGAAGTTTATGTAGATGGAGTTAAGCAAGCTACTAAATCTACCCAAGAGGGTAAAGCTGCAGAGGCTAAGTCGGCAACTGCGCAGCTAAAGCTTACCCGTATGCAGCATCAGGTATTGGTAAAGTACTTGATCCCTAAAGGTGGGCTCGATTCTGCTTATGTAGCCGTTACGCTCGATGCGCCAAAAACAGGCGTTGAGTTGGCTGGTGGTAAACGAATCCTCACCATTAACGATGTGCTGGAGGGAACTAAGGTTGCAGGAACTTCAATTTCCCCTTCTGGTAAATTTGTGAAAATCACCTACTCTAAGGTCGACCCATCTACAGGTCGTGCTGCTTACTCTTCAAAAATGTATGAGGTTGCTACTGGCCGTGAGGTTACGGTGCCTAGCGATGCGGCTAAAGGGAGCTGGATGCCAAATGGTAGCCGTCTATTTTGGGTTGATACGGCTAACGATAATTCGTTGCTAGTTCTCGACTTGGAGAGCGGTGTTCAAAAGGTGTTGTGCTCAAATTCTCCCGCAAAGAGTGGCATTGAGTGGGCTCCAAACGAAAGCTACTTTGTTTATTCTGTTGAGGATGACGAGAAGGTGGAGGAGAAGGGGCCTATGGTGCAGATTGTTTCTCCCGAAGATAGACAACCTGGATGGAGAAGTAGATCTTTCCTATATAAGTACGATATATCAACTGGCGTTAACTCACGTATAACATACGGAAATAAGTCTACCTACTTAAATGGTATATCTAATGATTCGAAGTCGATTTTTGTTGGCGTTCAAACCGAGATTTATACCGAGCGTCCTTTTTCGACTTCTAGCTTTTACAGGATAGATGCCGATACCTATAAGGTCGATACGATTTGGAAGAACCAAAAATTTGTAGGCGCCGTTTCGCTATCGCCCGACGGTAAGACAATTCTTGCATTAGGCGGGCCCGAAGCCTTCAGCAAGGTGGGGCTGAATCTAAAGAAATCTCCTATTGCCAACAGCTACGATAATCAGGCCTTTTTGTACAACGTTGCAAGTGGTGCCGTAGAACCTATTTCTAAAGATTTTAATCCTTCGATAGACAATGCAGTTTGGAGTGGCGATGGCCAGACTATCGTAATGATGGTAAGTGAAGGCGATCGAAACCTTTTGTACGCTTACTCTGTGAAGGGGAAAAAGTATACGCTTATTCCAACCAGCTGCGATGTGGTTACTAGCTTTGATCTTCCTAAGGTTGGCTCGTCTTTGGTTTACTTCGGACAAAAGTCGAATGCACCTGCTTCTGCTTATGCCTACGATTTTGCCGCCAACAAGACCCTGCTGCTGGCTAACCCTTCGGAAAGTAAGATGGCCCAAATAAGCTTGGGCGAGATGAAGGATTGGAACTTTAAGGCAAAGGATGGTAGCGTTATTGAAGGCCGCTTCTACTTACCACCTAACTTCGATCCTAGTAAGAAATATCCGCTTATCGTTAACTACTATGGCGGTACAACTCCAGTGGAGCGTACTTTCGAAAGTCGCTATCCGCTCCACCTATATGCTGCAATGGGCTATGTGGTGTACGTGCTTCAGCCTAGCGGTGCCATTGGCTATGGGCAGGAGTTTTCTGCTCGCCACGTGAATGCATGGGGAAAGAAAACTGCTGACGAGATTATAGAGGGAACGCAGAAGTTTATTAAGGAGCACTCTTTTGTCGATGCCGCAAAAGTTGGCTGTATTGGGGCTTCGTATGGTGGATTTATGACCATGTACCTGCAAACGCGTACGGATATCTTTGCTGCGGCCATTTCGCATGCCGGCATTAGCGATGTTACGAGCTACTGGGGCGAAGGCTACTGGGGCTATACCTACAGCGCGGGAGCTAGCGCCAACAGCTATCCCTGGAATAATCCAGAGATGTATATCAAGCAGAGTCCGCTGTTTAGCGCCGATAAGATTAAAACGCCGATTCTGTTTCTACATGGACAGGTGGATACCAACGTGCCCATCGGCGAGAGCATACAGATGTTTACCGCAATGAAGATACTTGGTAAAACGGCCGAATTTGTGACCGTGGAGGGCGAAAATCACACCATTGCAGGGTATAAGGCCCGCATTGCTTGGAATAACACCATTTTTGCTTGGTTCGATAAGTACCTCAAGGGCGAAGATGGCTGGTGGCTTGATCTCTATCCAAAGAAAAACCTATAA
- a CDS encoding PAS domain S-box protein, which translates to MAKIRHTFQKLSLKAKIRFYVLSITGLVLLAVSTYLVFSINEISKRSAIELTNEMVLNHAKDINKNINKDISFASSVASSAKFYCHNLKADKDSLMRIMLTSLQQDHPNYKAVWLTLEASAFDPKNNQNLERKLFSAEQINGKMVYTVDYKKIDENETENLYNQLRQNPKITILDPYIDQSSTGNNQLVTSVIAPIFINGRFAGIAGVDFNLNSYTELTSNIGIYKNSKAFLAASNGYILSHTDNSLVGKNFEQVGEDPKKQATILDKITNGKSYSSDEAIDGKAYYTYIIPITITEGSKSWAFGLSIPKKEIYQQANRVSMVAALLCLIGLVVVIISVNIFSNRLTIPLIKLTNSIKRLAKGEISETTRMSNFSEDEIGEMANSVNSLIDGLNKTSTFAEEIGAGNLSSEFEPLSDKDHLGLSLIEMRQNLVKSKEEEVKRRGEEEKQTWATLGVAQFSELLRENNNSIKELSFSIISQLVKYLNINQGGIFIINDNDENDVHLEMTACFAYDRRKLHHTIFETTEGLVGRCFSEKETVYLLEIPQDYIHITSGLGDSRPSCLVLVPLKLNETVSGVIELAALTPIEEYKVLFVEKVAESIASTISNVKINVRTAELLSRTQQQAEEMAAQEEEMRQNLEELTSTQEEMARIQNEQRIIQEELSKEKSLFANFLAAVPDAIYYKDLQSRFIKVSKSLVGLHKVSSEQDLIGKTDFDLFSEEHSMQAYKDEQEIIKTGLGFSNMEEKEVMRDGSISWVSTSKMPLRDLDGNIIGTFGITRNITKVKALEETLAAEKQQNEEHLRKIEKLTQELEAAKGSQVNP; encoded by the coding sequence ATGGCTAAAATTCGACACACCTTTCAAAAGCTGAGCCTAAAAGCAAAAATTAGATTCTACGTACTATCAATAACAGGACTAGTTTTGCTTGCAGTCTCCACCTACCTTGTTTTTTCGATCAATGAGATCTCGAAACGTTCGGCAATAGAACTCACCAACGAGATGGTACTAAACCACGCAAAAGACATAAATAAAAACATCAACAAAGACATTTCTTTTGCTTCATCAGTAGCATCTTCGGCCAAATTTTACTGCCATAACCTGAAAGCAGATAAAGATTCTTTGATGAGAATAATGCTAACAAGCCTACAACAAGACCATCCCAACTACAAAGCGGTTTGGCTAACACTCGAAGCCAGCGCTTTCGATCCTAAAAATAACCAAAACTTAGAAAGAAAGCTATTTTCGGCCGAGCAGATTAATGGGAAAATGGTTTACACGGTAGACTATAAGAAGATAGACGAAAATGAAACAGAAAACTTATACAATCAGCTCCGCCAAAATCCGAAAATAACGATACTAGATCCGTATATCGACCAGAGTTCTACCGGAAACAACCAGCTTGTAACCAGCGTAATTGCCCCAATATTTATAAATGGACGTTTTGCAGGAATTGCAGGCGTGGACTTTAACCTTAACTCCTACACCGAGCTAACCAGCAACATCGGTATTTACAAAAACAGCAAAGCTTTTCTTGCTGCATCAAACGGATATATTCTATCGCACACCGACAACTCTTTAGTCGGCAAAAATTTCGAGCAAGTTGGAGAAGATCCCAAAAAACAAGCAACCATACTCGACAAAATCACCAATGGGAAAAGCTACTCGAGCGACGAAGCAATAGACGGAAAAGCATACTACACCTACATCATCCCCATAACCATAACAGAAGGGAGTAAAAGCTGGGCCTTCGGATTATCAATCCCCAAAAAGGAGATATACCAACAGGCAAATCGGGTTTCCATGGTGGCTGCACTCCTATGCCTAATTGGCTTAGTAGTGGTAATTATTTCGGTAAACATATTCTCGAATAGACTAACCATACCACTCATTAAATTAACAAATTCCATAAAAAGGTTAGCAAAGGGAGAAATATCCGAAACAACACGAATGAGCAACTTTAGCGAAGACGAAATTGGTGAGATGGCCAACTCGGTAAATAGCCTCATTGATGGCCTTAATAAAACATCAACCTTTGCTGAAGAAATTGGAGCTGGTAATCTATCATCGGAATTCGAACCGCTTAGCGATAAAGATCATCTAGGACTATCGTTAATAGAAATGCGCCAAAACCTAGTTAAAAGTAAAGAGGAAGAGGTGAAGAGGAGAGGTGAAGAGGAGAAGCAAACATGGGCTACCCTTGGTGTTGCTCAATTCTCGGAGCTACTACGCGAAAACAACAACAGCATAAAAGAGCTCTCGTTTAGTATTATAAGCCAGCTGGTAAAATATCTAAACATTAACCAAGGAGGAATTTTCATTATTAACGACAATGATGAAAATGATGTACATCTTGAGATGACAGCTTGTTTTGCTTACGACCGCAGGAAGTTACATCATACTATATTTGAAACAACAGAAGGATTAGTTGGCCGATGTTTTTCGGAAAAAGAAACAGTTTATCTGCTAGAAATCCCTCAAGATTATATACACATCACCTCTGGACTAGGTGATAGCCGCCCAAGCTGCCTGGTGCTAGTGCCCCTAAAGCTGAACGAAACAGTAAGCGGAGTTATTGAGCTCGCAGCCCTAACCCCCATAGAAGAGTATAAGGTCCTTTTTGTAGAAAAAGTAGCAGAAAGCATCGCCTCCACAATATCCAACGTAAAAATAAACGTGCGAACCGCCGAGCTACTATCAAGAACCCAACAGCAGGCCGAAGAGATGGCTGCACAAGAGGAAGAGATGCGGCAAAATCTAGAGGAGTTAACATCCACCCAGGAAGAAATGGCACGAATTCAAAACGAACAAAGAATTATACAGGAGGAGCTATCAAAGGAGAAGTCGCTATTTGCCAACTTCTTGGCAGCAGTCCCAGACGCCATCTACTACAAAGACCTGCAAAGCAGATTCATTAAGGTTAGTAAGTCGCTAGTTGGCCTACACAAGGTTAGCAGCGAGCAAGACCTAATTGGTAAAACAGATTTTGACCTTTTCTCCGAAGAACATTCGATGCAAGCCTATAAGGATGAGCAGGAGATTATAAAAACGGGCCTAGGATTTTCGAATATGGAGGAGAAAGAGGTAATGAGGGATGGTTCCATATCGTGGGTATCAACCAGTAAGATGCCTCTTAGAGATTTGGATGGAAACATCATAGGAACATTTGGAATAACTAGAAACATTACCAAGGTAAAAGCGCTAGAGGAAACGCTCGCCGCCGAAAAACAGCAGAACGAGGAGCATCTAAGAAAAATTGAGAAGCTAACCCAAGAGCTGGAAGCTGCCAAAGGCAGCCAAGTAAATCCTTAA
- a CDS encoding PAS domain S-box protein has protein sequence MNWLYWMKSTSIKSKMHLYIGISVALIMVISFSFYIFTLRSNTRENATKMAEELVKGYSNEMVGITNQAYGFSESLASSIVYMFNQQLTNRSELIKEQLTNSAKNNTNFKCIWVSLEHSAITPGYTKSSGRRSFLTVPSTNIPYMEMDKDMESYDAKGHYYIVKNSGKPDIKEPYFYNYYNNSDKEELITTVAYPIKHDAQTVGVAGVDIPMSDFQKLVDEINIYPGTQAYLVSQNGFIACHTDKKMVGKNFSQLFGDDNKLDLPKILSDANPTKLYNAINDEDYFTVFVPLTVGSHTKWMLGVSIPTSEIFAESRKSVLIAIFVCLLGLLVMTFVTNYIAKLVTKPLHDLTASIRKLSKGEVSDKEKLEIKTGDEMEEIANSLNVLVDGLNKTAQFAQEIGNGNLKADHQLLSEKDTLGISLREMQSSLVKANEKELDRKKEEEKTMWANQCYALFSELLRQNNDNIKELSHSIVSNLVKYLDINQGGMFVLTDADKSSEQQLEMTACFAYNRRKMVERTFEVGEGLVGRCFVEGETIYLLEIPDNYISITSGLGDTTPKCLLLVPLKINNEINGVLELASLTPIDDYKVKFVEKIAESIASTIASVRINMHTAELLSQTRQQAEEMAAQEEEMRQNLEELQSTQEEMARVQEEQKHIQETLHFEKALFNNFLETVPEAVYFKDEQSRLIRISKSLLKVHGKQNENEILGKTDFDLFGVDEHSQKAYNDEQNIIRSGQPIFNLIEKEQHKDGHTTWVITNKMPLRDTNGSIIGTFGVSKDFSDVMELQLSQNLFNSMLDTSSELIYFKDVDRRIIKANKTKYLIHGFTSEAEIIGKTDEQLLGSKFVASWAEEELEILQTGVAVVDKLEQIEGKDGDLIWTSTSKFPIKKDDKVEGLYILVKDVTAVKELEDREQKQASGEKVDLN, from the coding sequence ATGAACTGGCTGTACTGGATGAAGTCCACATCGATTAAATCGAAGATGCACCTTTATATTGGGATATCGGTTGCGCTAATAATGGTAATATCTTTTTCGTTCTACATCTTTACGTTAAGGAGCAATACGCGAGAGAATGCCACGAAGATGGCTGAAGAGCTCGTAAAAGGATACTCCAACGAGATGGTAGGAATCACCAATCAGGCGTACGGTTTTAGCGAATCGCTAGCCTCTTCTATTGTGTACATGTTTAACCAGCAGCTAACCAACCGTTCGGAGCTTATAAAGGAGCAGCTAACCAATAGCGCTAAAAATAACACTAACTTCAAATGTATTTGGGTGTCGCTAGAGCACTCGGCAATCACACCAGGCTACACAAAAAGTAGTGGGCGCCGCTCCTTCCTAACTGTCCCCTCTACCAACATTCCGTACATGGAGATGGATAAGGATATGGAGAGTTACGACGCCAAAGGACACTACTACATTGTAAAGAACAGCGGAAAACCCGACATCAAGGAACCTTACTTTTACAACTACTACAACAATTCGGATAAAGAGGAGCTAATTACCACGGTTGCCTACCCTATAAAACATGATGCACAAACCGTAGGGGTGGCTGGTGTCGATATTCCAATGTCAGACTTTCAGAAACTCGTAGATGAAATTAACATATATCCAGGAACGCAAGCCTACCTTGTTTCTCAAAATGGCTTTATAGCCTGCCATACCGATAAAAAGATGGTTGGTAAAAACTTTAGCCAGCTATTTGGAGACGACAACAAGCTAGATCTTCCAAAAATACTTTCAGATGCTAACCCAACCAAGCTGTACAACGCTATAAACGACGAAGACTACTTTACCGTTTTTGTACCGCTTACCGTTGGTAGCCATACCAAATGGATGCTAGGCGTATCCATACCAACCAGCGAAATATTTGCAGAATCGAGAAAAAGCGTTTTGATAGCAATTTTTGTATGTCTGCTTGGGCTACTCGTTATGACCTTTGTTACCAACTACATTGCTAAGCTTGTAACCAAACCGCTACACGATCTAACCGCATCAATAAGAAAGCTCTCTAAAGGAGAGGTAAGCGACAAGGAAAAGCTCGAGATTAAAACGGGTGATGAGATGGAGGAAATAGCCAACTCGTTAAACGTGCTGGTTGATGGGCTAAACAAAACAGCCCAGTTTGCGCAGGAGATTGGCAATGGGAATCTAAAAGCCGACCATCAGCTGCTAAGCGAGAAGGATACGCTGGGCATTTCGCTTCGCGAGATGCAGTCGAGCCTAGTAAAGGCAAACGAGAAGGAGCTAGACCGCAAGAAGGAGGAAGAAAAAACCATGTGGGCCAACCAGTGCTACGCCCTATTCTCGGAGCTGCTTCGCCAAAACAACGACAACATCAAGGAACTTTCTCACAGCATTGTTAGCAACCTGGTTAAATACCTTGACATCAACCAAGGGGGAATGTTTGTCCTAACCGATGCAGATAAAAGTTCGGAGCAGCAGCTCGAAATGACCGCCTGCTTTGCCTACAATCGTCGAAAGATGGTTGAGCGCACCTTTGAGGTTGGCGAAGGGCTCGTTGGCCGCTGCTTTGTTGAAGGTGAAACCATTTACCTGCTCGAAATACCAGATAACTATATAAGCATCACCTCCGGATTGGGAGATACCACCCCAAAATGCCTGCTGTTAGTTCCACTTAAGATAAACAACGAGATTAACGGCGTTTTGGAGCTGGCCTCGCTAACCCCAATAGATGACTACAAGGTAAAGTTTGTAGAAAAAATTGCAGAAAGCATTGCCTCCACCATTGCAAGCGTACGCATCAACATGCATACCGCCGAGCTGCTTAGCCAAACCCGCCAGCAGGCCGAGGAGATGGCTGCACAGGAAGAGGAGATGCGCCAAAATCTTGAGGAGCTACAATCAACTCAGGAAGAGATGGCCCGCGTGCAGGAGGAGCAAAAGCATATCCAGGAAACGCTTCATTTCGAAAAGGCGCTGTTCAACAACTTCCTCGAAACAGTACCCGAAGCGGTTTACTTTAAGGATGAGCAAAGCCGACTAATCCGCATCAGCAAGTCGCTGCTCAAGGTTCATGGCAAGCAAAACGAAAATGAAATTCTAGGCAAAACTGATTTCGATCTATTTGGCGTAGATGAACACTCGCAAAAGGCATACAACGATGAGCAAAACATCATCCGCTCTGGCCAACCCATTTTCAACCTTATAGAAAAGGAGCAGCACAAGGATGGCCACACAACTTGGGTTATTACCAATAAAATGCCGCTACGTGATACAAATGGTAGCATTATTGGTACCTTTGGGGTATCGAAAGACTTTTCCGATGTAATGGAGCTACAGCTTAGCCAAAACCTATTCAATAGCATGCTCGACACCTCGAGCGAGCTCATCTACTTTAAAGACGTAGATCGTAGGATAATCAAGGCAAACAAGACGAAGTACCTGATACACGGCTTTACCTCCGAAGCCGAAATTATAGGAAAAACCGACGAGCAACTTCTTGGCAGCAAATTTGTAGCAAGTTGGGCAGAGGAAGAGCTGGAGATTCTACAAACAGGCGTTGCTGTTGTAGATAAGCTCGAGCAAATAGAAGGAAAAGATGGAGATCTAATTTGGACTTCGACAAGTAAGTTCCCTATTAAAAAGGACGATAAGGTTGAAGGGTTATACATTTTAGTAAAAGATGTTACTGCCGTAAAGGAGCTCGAAGATAGGGAGCAAAAGCAGGCATCGGGCGAAAAGGTAGACCTGAACTAA
- a CDS encoding exonuclease domain-containing protein, with product MDSIRANTQTDNRYAIIDVETTGGDPKKNGRLTEVAIYLLEKGEIVDEFTSLINPETHIPSYIAKLTGIDDAMVENAPKFYEVAKRIVEITQDAVFVGHNVGYDYSFIQHEFKNLGYSYRRMTFDTVKMSRKLLPGHKSYSLGNLCEDLNIKIENRHRAAGDARATVELFKLLLNHISQEDIPSNAEIAHLFGSNIARMLFETLPEETGVYFLHDADANVIYIGKSSNIAKRVLTHFANHKDKKSMEMCLRAADISYEITGSELLALLLEDIEIKRHQPKYNRVQRRKSSEFGIYAAYNENGYLALTIEKKSKNGILVSQFPSVQRAKKKLYELIEKFTLCQKICGLYNTSGACFHYQIGSCKGACRGDEDPDFYNERVQQAIEYLNDISRNFFVVEQGRNPDETAFIKVEKGKLVGYGFASTQFLSGGIHELHELTTPLLDSGNSIKIVNAYLAKSKTAKTIHF from the coding sequence ATGGACTCTATCCGAGCAAACACTCAAACGGACAACCGCTACGCCATTATTGATGTAGAAACCACCGGTGGCGATCCAAAAAAAAATGGACGCCTAACCGAAGTTGCCATCTACCTGCTCGAGAAGGGCGAGATAGTTGACGAATTTACCTCGCTAATAAATCCAGAAACCCACATACCCAGCTACATTGCCAAGCTTACCGGCATAGACGATGCCATGGTGGAAAATGCGCCCAAATTTTACGAAGTCGCTAAGCGTATTGTGGAGATTACCCAAGATGCGGTTTTTGTAGGACATAACGTGGGGTACGACTACTCCTTTATTCAGCACGAGTTTAAGAATCTCGGCTACAGCTACCGCCGAATGACCTTTGATACGGTAAAAATGAGCCGCAAGCTCCTGCCCGGCCATAAAAGCTACAGCTTGGGAAACCTTTGCGAAGACCTCAACATCAAAATCGAAAATAGGCACCGAGCAGCCGGAGATGCACGCGCCACCGTCGAGCTCTTTAAGCTGCTGTTAAACCATATTAGCCAGGAGGACATCCCCTCTAACGCCGAGATAGCCCACCTCTTTGGCAGCAACATTGCCCGCATGCTGTTCGAAACTCTCCCCGAGGAGACCGGTGTCTACTTCCTTCACGACGCCGATGCCAACGTGATATACATCGGCAAGAGCAGCAACATTGCCAAACGGGTTCTCACCCATTTTGCCAACCATAAGGACAAAAAAAGCATGGAGATGTGCCTCCGCGCCGCCGATATCAGCTACGAGATTACCGGAAGCGAGCTCCTAGCCCTACTACTCGAAGATATCGAGATAAAAAGGCACCAGCCAAAGTACAACCGCGTGCAACGACGTAAAAGCAGCGAGTTTGGCATATACGCTGCGTACAACGAAAACGGCTACCTGGCGCTTACCATCGAAAAGAAGTCGAAAAATGGAATACTGGTAAGCCAATTTCCGTCGGTACAACGCGCCAAGAAGAAGCTCTACGAGCTAATCGAAAAGTTTACCCTTTGCCAAAAAATCTGCGGACTATACAACACATCAGGAGCGTGCTTCCACTACCAAATAGGCTCCTGCAAGGGCGCTTGCCGTGGCGATGAAGATCCCGATTTCTACAATGAGCGCGTACAGCAAGCCATCGAATACCTAAACGACATCTCCAGAAACTTCTTTGTGGTGGAGCAAGGGCGTAACCCCGACGAAACAGCCTTTATAAAGGTAGAAAAGGGTAAGCTGGTTGGGTACGGATTTGCCAGCACCCAATTTCTAAGTGGCGGCATACACGAGCTGCACGAGCTAACAACCCCGCTACTAGATAGCGGCAACTCCATCAAAATAGTAAACGCCTACCTGGCTAAATCGAAAACGGCAAAGACCATCCACTTTTAA
- a CDS encoding DUF5723 family protein, translating to MMKKLALLAILAAASVGSFAQDKTLYFMSRVPQSTFLNPSVNPEFTTYVGFPLLSNFSIGYNNSSFAFTDVLKKGTGLRKDSLVFDVNGISKQLGKINFIRLDNQLDIISFGFRVSSFYGHFNITSKTSAGFTYPKGLIDLKDGNYDFETGRPRTIDLNDLAINSASYVETGFGLSKVVNEKLTAGARIKVLNGIAAIKTNRFKANIVTSDDFQKSTINVDAEVFISAPRLSFTYDAEGKIDGVNFEKSETGTSNDYKFGSNLGLGLDLGATYKLNDKFTFYGSVNDFGFIRWSQNGYKLVSKGSYDFNGADITPDENGSIDFGKALEAIGDTLKTKFKPTDEHAKFSTMLKTKLYLGGTYQALSWLNCGALLRGGFYGSYFDPAFTLSANATPFRALAFTLTYSIYNRSMNNFGAGIIIGGKPIQFYIVTDNILSRMVNLKSDSGSSVGIPGYTRSFNCQFGINLQFGSRAKKKEVAPQLGS from the coding sequence ATGATGAAAAAATTAGCACTACTCGCCATACTTGCTGCCGCTAGCGTTGGCAGCTTCGCACAGGATAAAACCCTTTACTTTATGTCTAGGGTTCCGCAATCTACGTTTCTTAACCCTTCGGTAAACCCCGAGTTTACCACCTATGTTGGCTTTCCGCTTTTATCCAACTTCAGTATAGGCTACAACAACTCCTCGTTTGCCTTTACCGATGTGCTAAAAAAGGGAACCGGGCTGCGTAAGGATTCGTTGGTGTTTGATGTTAACGGCATTTCGAAGCAGCTGGGTAAGATTAACTTTATTCGTTTGGACAACCAGCTCGATATTATCTCGTTTGGATTTAGGGTGAGCTCGTTTTACGGCCACTTTAACATCACCTCTAAGACTTCAGCCGGATTTACCTATCCTAAAGGGCTTATCGACCTAAAGGATGGCAACTACGATTTCGAAACAGGCCGTCCGCGTACCATTGATCTTAACGACCTGGCCATTAATAGCGCTTCCTATGTGGAGACAGGCTTTGGGCTGTCGAAGGTTGTGAACGAGAAGCTTACTGCCGGTGCTCGAATTAAGGTTCTTAACGGGATAGCAGCCATAAAGACCAACCGCTTTAAGGCCAACATCGTTACCTCCGACGATTTTCAAAAATCGACCATTAATGTAGATGCCGAGGTCTTTATTTCTGCTCCACGGCTTAGCTTTACCTACGATGCAGAGGGTAAGATAGATGGCGTAAACTTTGAGAAAAGCGAAACTGGCACGTCGAACGATTACAAGTTTGGCTCTAACTTAGGCTTGGGGCTAGATCTTGGGGCCACCTACAAGCTAAACGATAAGTTTACCTTTTATGGTAGCGTAAACGACTTTGGTTTTATCCGTTGGTCGCAAAATGGCTACAAGCTGGTATCGAAGGGATCGTACGACTTTAACGGAGCAGACATTACTCCCGACGAAAACGGGAGCATCGACTTTGGTAAGGCGCTAGAGGCTATTGGCGATACGCTAAAAACAAAGTTTAAGCCAACCGACGAGCATGCCAAGTTTAGTACCATGCTAAAAACGAAACTTTACTTAGGCGGAACCTACCAAGCCTTAAGCTGGTTAAACTGTGGTGCCCTTCTACGTGGAGGCTTTTATGGTAGCTACTTCGATCCTGCCTTTACGCTTTCGGCTAATGCTACCCCTTTTAGGGCCTTGGCCTTTACGTTAACCTACTCCATCTACAACCGAAGCATGAATAACTTTGGTGCGGGGATTATTATAGGTGGTAAGCCTATTCAGTTCTATATTGTTACCGACAATATCCTCTCTAGGATGGTTAACCTGAAGTCTGATAGCGGTTCTTCGGTTGGTATTCCGGGTTACACCCGTAGCTTTAACTGCCAGTTTGGTATTAACCTTCAGTTTGGCTCTAGGGCTAAAAAGAAGGAGGTTGCTCCTCAGCTAGGCAGCTAG